AGGAGAGCCTCACCGGGGAACGGGTTTTGCCGGAACAAAAACCCGAGGCTGCCCGACCCGACCAGGTGCCTATGAGGAAGCGACAGCTCCCCGCCTCCTTCTGGGAAGAGCCACGGCCGGCCCAGAGCCTGACGGCCAGAGCCtttgctgccagccctgaggggctgcaggcccCCAGAGACCCTCCTCCCTATgaggggaagaaaagcaaacGGAGTCCAGACGCTGCTGGGCCGGAGAGCCACCCTGACACTGCGCCACATGCCGGGGACAAGGATCCCGCCGTGGCCCTCTCGGGCCGAGTGGGTGCTTGGACCTGctgccccttcccctgccccggGCCAGGCGTGTACCAGCCCCCGGGCGCGCTGCCCCCGTCGCCCTtcccggggctggggctgtggaggAAGAGTGCGGCCACGCTGCCGGCGGAGGTGCCGCCCTTCTGCAAGGAGGCCGATGGCCCGGGGCAGAAACTCTACAGGCCCATGGTTCTGAAACCCATCCCCACCAAGCCCGCCATCCCCCCTCCCATCTTCAATGTTTTTGGCTATCTTTAGCGGGGCGGGAGTCGGAGTCATGCCGAACACGACAGCTCCCGAGGGGGGTTGGAAACGCCCGGCCAGCCTCCGGGCATGAGCTGCTGGCAGCGCCGAGCGGCAGCGGAAGGAGGCCGGCGGTCGCACCCTGTGCCTCGTGGGCGGGCGGCAGGGAATTAGGAACTGCTGGGAAGGTACTTGGGCACACTCTCCTCTCTGTGCACGGGGGTGAATCGGGAATAAACCTTGCCAAGCCGGTGGCACGGAGCATGACCTGGTCTCTTTCATCGATGGGCATTGTCTGAGCCGCGGCGAGCGGGGCTGCGAGCCATTCCTAGCCGCACTTGTAACACCTAGGAGACCTCCTCCACGTGGGAACATCTTTTCTGGGGCTGCCCTGCggcagcagcagtgaaatgGAATGAATTAAATGCATTCAAAgagtttttgtattttaaagtaattcCAGAGAAGTCAAGATATTCAGGTCATTTCGTTTTGCATGCAAGAGACTGGAAGGGTGGTATTTGATATGAAAACCACTTGTGATTGATTCAAGCTCTTGTTGTATGTAAATACTGAcagaattaaaggaaaaaaaataagggaagaaaaaaggtaattttattTTGGTGATTCTGCAAATGCAGTCTTAGTTTTGCCCCACTGGGTAGACATGGGTTTGATTTGCAACTGGTGGGGAGATATGACGGCTGAAATCTCTGCCTGTTCAGATTTATACAAATCAGAAGTAATTTTCCCGTAAGTAAATCTTAGCTAATTATTAAGTAATTAGCCAATGCTAAGCTGGTGCAAATGAAAGAGGGATGAATTTCCACATCAAGAATTGCTCTGCATCAACAGAATAAATAAGGAATCTTATTAGTTTAACACAAAACCATTGGGTGTGatggaagaaaaaagtaaagaatAGACTGCCTTGATTTCTGGCTGAGAGATATCTTTTATTTTGCCTGATTTTAAAATGGTTTCACAAGACCTGGCTGTAAATGTTTTGCTTAGCATTTTCCTAATTCTTTTTAGCAAATTGGCATTGGAGAATTTATTAGGAAGTGTTTTTAAGTTAGGTTTCTCTTAAACCCATGGAGAAAGTGGTACTAAGACACAGAAATGAGATAAGAGGGGTTTAATACAGCAGGTGTATGTGTCTATTTGGCTATACTGGAGTAAATCACTGAAGTCAAGAAAAGTATATTTTGGGACAAAAAAGGGACAAAGAGTGGACACCCATGATCTCCCAGGGCCTGAATCTGCTCTTGCTGAAGCTAATGGGAACTTCCCCCAGGACTCAATAAAAAAGTGGCCTTGATTGGTTGGTCTGTGACTAGCGTAGTTCTCCATGACTCTTGATATCTCTACAAggggaaaaccagaaaatgctTCATTTGAATGCATTGcagtcatttaaaaaatatcatcTGAAGCAATTGTAGAGTATCATTTTGTATCTTCTAATGGCCTTGGTATTATATAACCAGGTTGCAACTTTTATTAGGCAATGAACTACCGCTGGGATTAGCTCAATTGGTTAGAGCCTGGTACTAATAATGCCAAGGTTGTGGATTTGATCCCCTATGagccattcacttaagagttggacttgatgatccttgtgggtcccttccaacttaaaatattctatgattctactcCCAGGCTAAAAGTGGTTTACTCTTTCCTCAAACCTCACATATCCCACCAATGTTCACTTTTATGGAAGCAATGTCTGTAATGTGTTTGTAGTGCAGGCAAACAGTAGAAATAGAGATGGCTTTCATTGCTTTCTCCCCACTATGGCACTTGATTTCTGTATCAAGCCAGTATAGACTGTAGGAGAGAGAGCAGGAAATGCCTTTGGTAGCACATACGTGCAACTAAATACAAGATGTGAGGAGCTAAAGAGCCAATCTAGGGGTCAAAGACTTCAGGTTAACTCTTGATCCAGAAGTAAAGATAGGAACATATTTAGAtgcctttcccttttttggaaaaaatccaTGAGGAAACTGTCCCTCTCCAAAAGGGGTGTAACAAAAGCCAGAGCCATTGAAGTTAAAGGTAGGAGAACAACATCTTTTCATTTACAGTCCTGTAGGTAAGGAATTTTGTTACATGGAAATGGGGGGCCTTTTCTCACATCAATAGCTCTGTGTTGCTGCCATAATCCAGATGCAGCCAGATGCTGAACTCTGTTTCAGTACTATCAATACAGAGCAGCCTCCTTGGTATTGGTCTGGATTTCCATCTGGGTGGCCAGACCAGGTCATGGGATGAACTACTGGTACTGCAGTAGTTGCTGTGCTTAAGTGTT
The Agelaius phoeniceus isolate bAgePho1 chromosome 6, bAgePho1.hap1, whole genome shotgun sequence DNA segment above includes these coding regions:
- the FAM181A gene encoding protein FAM181A, whose product is MASDSEVKTLLNFVNLASSDIKAALDKSAPCRRSVDHRKYLQKQLKRFSQKYSRIPRCHPSKAPECGWRRGAEDRARGPLPEAPESSPHGGAAADKVMQAAEAEESLTGERVLPEQKPEAARPDQVPMRKRQLPASFWEEPRPAQSLTARAFAASPEGLQAPRDPPPYEGKKSKRSPDAAGPESHPDTAPHAGDKDPAVALSGRVGAWTCCPFPCPGPGVYQPPGALPPSPFPGLGLWRKSAATLPAEVPPFCKEADGPGQKLYRPMVLKPIPTKPAIPPPIFNVFGYL